AAGGCTTAAGCTAGACTGCGAGAGATTCAGGTTTATGTCGTCTTAGTTGATAAGGACTAATTAGCCGTTTTGATGTTTCGTCCTTTTCTAGAATCCGTCAATTGGtgttgatgtgtaattttatgTGATTTCTACTGCTTTCATTGTTTAATAACTTAACACAAATAGTAACATTAATTTGCTATGCTTTCAATACAAATACAACACAATACAATACTCATATGCAGCACACTAGAATGCTATATGAAAATAATGTTGATAGTTATATATCATTGCATAGTTTAGTTTCTCAATTCTATTAGTAGCTAGATTTAGATCTTGGAAACGACTATTCTGCCAGTAGAGGTCTCAAGCCTCAGATGACAGATGCTGATTTTGAATCTCCGTATGATTGCTAGGCTCCGATGTTTTGTAGCTGTAGCGCTGTGCCCAAAATAGATAGTGCAGGAAGTTCAAGCCACTTAGGATGCACATGAACCAGTAGAATCTTTCCAAGTGATAGTGGTTCAAATTGCTGCCATGGAGCCATGGTTTATGATGGAATGCGCCTGTGATGCAGTTGATCACATTTACTAGCACTGAGCTGAGATAATATCCCATTGCTAGTGAGGCCCATGATAGGGAGGTTGCTAGTGACCTCATGCTGAATGGGGCCTCTGTGAAGAAGAAATCCATCAGGCCAGCCAAGCTGAAAAGATCAGCTGAGCCAAGGAATAAGTATTGCAAAGACACCCAAAGGAATGTGATTGGTAGAGGCTCCTTCGAGTTTATTAGGCCTGATCGTGTCGCAACCTGCTTCCTCTTGACCTCCACTAGTGCTGCTACGGCCATGGCCAGGATAGAGAGGACTAAGCCGGTCCCTATTCGTTGTAGATGTGTGATTCCCATTTCGGTGTTGGTCAGCTTTCTAAAGAAGGGAACTATGATATGGTTGTAGAGTGGGGTAAGTATCATTATGAAGAGTACAGGGAATACTGGCAAGGAAGCTGGTGGGACTTTTAAAGATCCAATTTTGGTGTTCATAGTGGCTGCTTGTTGGACCGAAAAGGTGGAAAGCTGAGCAAGGCAGCAGTTAAGAATAATTGTTGACATGAATATGGGAAGGATCTTAAGGACTGATTTAACATCTTCTATTTGTTTTGTGGTGCAGTGAAGTCTTGGTTGGGCTGGTGCGGCATCTAATGCTCGGTTGAGGAACCTGAGATCTTCTGTGACGGTTTGAATTTCGCCCTTTCCTGCGCCATGCTCTTCATCCTCTGTCACCTCTGctgaacttgatggagttctgCTCACATTATCAATTGCATTCTTTGTTTTCCTTGAAATCCATGACTTGTATGTTGCAGCTATCAAAACCTGTCCAAGAAAAATAAAACAGTTACTGACTGCTAGCCTGTTGAGATTCTTGAACAAGGTTTGGACTATACCGTAATCATGGTTGTGATAGGACTTCCTGTGGGAATTTTTATCCTATATCTAGCTGATCCGAGGAGGAAAACGGGTATAGAGATCAATATGGCTGCAGTGGCAATTCCATAACCCCACTGCCAGCCCTTGTTATCTTCAATCCACACCACAAATGTTACAGCAACTAATGCTCCACAGGAGAGGCAGAATACATAGTAATTGAAGAATGATGATCTCTGTTTCCTTCCTTCTGCAGTATGCTCATCAAACTGCTCGGCTCCGTGAGGAGGAAGTGAGCCTTTTATTCCACCAACACCTAGTGCAACCAAGTAGAGGCCTACATATAAAAGTGCTTCCTTACCCTCGTCAACTTCCTGACACAAGACGTTTCTGTTGAATGACTTGCAGATGGGTGGTTTCAGGGACGGAATATGAGCTTGCACTGTGAGAATCACTAAACCCTGTTGCATACACTTGTACTTTCAGTAAATGTATTGCTCATGTTTGGTATTTAAGTGTCTTATACTCTGAAGTCACATAAGTATGTTGTTATCTGAATGCATGTTGACTGGTGTCTTGTTGCCATAATTGTTCTAACTCTGAATTTTGCTTATTAGAAAGCAAGTACTATAACATCTAATTTTATGTTCTTAGATACTTGGGCTGTTTTTTTACTTTAAATCATCAAGATTTAGTAATAATAGGTGTTGACGTTGAAAATGAAATCTTGTCAAGATTCGAATTAACTCTCCAGTGGGACACAACATTGAAATCCAGAAATCTGATTGGCTAACAACAATCAGGCAAATATATGTTATTTGACTTTGCTCTTGGGTGTCATTTATGAAGAATTTGCTAGTGGTCCATGCATTATTTGTTTGTGTTATTGTTtacatattaatatttttatattgtggTCCATATGGTTCATATATTTCCACcataaattatgcaattttttccTTGCCACTATATAAGTAAAGTATGGTATGAGTGCATGTATTTATTTCTACCTATTATATGTGAATACAGTTATTCCAAATTCTAGAAGTTAGTACATTGTCGCCTATTCTTAAATTGGTATTGTTTGTTAGTAGGTGGACCTACGTTTACCTCATTTGTAATTAAGTACACTATTTATTTCTGTCTTTTGTGCTTTAGAGGATCCTGTTGAGTTTTGTCTTTGTTAATGACAGTATTGAGCAAGCAGGATGTTTACAAAAAAAAGGAGTCTTGAAATCTTACTAGAAGCTCTGTTGTTGCACTTATCAGATAGATTGAGTAGGTAGTGAAGTAGGAGTCAGACAAGAAGCCACCAGATAGAGCAAGGAGGAAAGCAGTCCCCATGAAGGTCGTAACTGTATTTGCTGAGGTAGATGGAGAAAAGTTCATGAACTTTGTCAGGTAGAGAACCAAGTTGCTTGCATTGGCCAGATATGCTAGGTTCTCCAGGACTTCGACAGCTAAAATATTGAACAGGGAGTTAATTCAACATGCTACTTTTAAGACGGTTACTAGATTTTGGGACATACTAACCGAGGACAAAAGAAGCTGCAACTGCACCACCATGACGGCCTCTAATGGCTGGTCCGTTTCTCCAGTTTGCATAGCCTTCCCACCTGTTTGATCCATTCTCCTTATCCTACAGCAGGGTAATTGAAAATTACTCAGTAACGATAAGGATAATGAAAGGAAAATGTTGAAACGATGAAACGAAATTCATTAATATTCTAAGGTTGGACCATACCATCTCTTTTCTCAGTATCTGCTATGATGTGGTTTTCTGAAACCTTATCAGAGTGTGTCACCATACACAGCATGTAAGCAGGAGTGGCCTTTAAATACTGGAGTTTCCGGCTTGTGCAATCTGGTTAGAAAAATCTGGAACTCATTGATATGACCATACGTACTCATGCACGTGCCTTTTTCATGCCTTGTGATCTAGCCGACTTTACTCTTTGATGTGGAATCGTAGGCAATTAATTCTGCTAGTGAtggcttctctctctctctctctctctctcttctatttttatttaaaaggtAATTATGATAATGACATGTGCAAATTGGATTGATCTTTAATTTTCTGGTGAGGAGGATTAGATATGACCAGAATATATACAGTTAGGTTCTTGATCAACACAAGTAAATTTGAGGTGAGAAAGTCATCTATATGGTGGGGCCTTGGTTATCCTGCACAAGCTGGCATTTTGTTAATAGTCTGTTGTATGAATGAACTAAGGAAAATTTCATGATATATGGTGGGGCCTTGGTTATCCTGCACAGAGCTCAGACATGTTTACATATGCTCAGTGAATCCCAGCTTTCAGTCACCATGTTCCAATGAATTGTTatgataaaaatacaaaaaatgcaaATCTTTCTCCCAATGATATTATAAACCTAAAATATAATCAATATCATCATAAGGTCATAAGGTGCAGTATTTATGTGAACCCTACTGAAACTGTATAGACATAGTCCCTCTCAATCTGAATTTTGATACCATAGGAATTAAAAGCTTGAGAGTTGAACGCTTTAAATCATCATACATTTTGTCTACGTTATACTTTTAGCTATACATCTCTGTCACAGCTGCTTCTTTCACTACTTTTTTCATTGTATAAACTACTAAGTACTAACCCATGACAAAATGTATAAGTTCGAGTTGAGTTTGGTTGGCCATAATTGACCACTGTTTAGGTCTGGTAGTTGTAGGTCTTATCATGAGACAACATTGTTGTTAGGTTAGTGATAACCCCTCATTCATAACAGAAACTGACACAACTTCACAATGTGCTCTACTGGAAACTTGGATGACTGATCATAGTGGAAGCTCGTGAGAGAATGATGTATCCAACTTTGTCATAATCAAACCTATTCCTGTCTCCTGTCCTCTCAATAGTTTTTATTCTGGAAATTTCTGAAGTAAACTACTTGTAAAAATGTCTGTTTTTACTAATAACTTCTGTCACTAGGTCTTATGTCCAATTTTTCTGAATGATAGCATAATTACATTTAGAGTTGTAAAGTTAAGCTACAAGAAAATGATCTACTATGCTGGTCCCAGTACCCTGGAATCCTCTTGCTTCAGACAGAGGGCACTCTTGAAGTCATTTTCTGAAGTACAATTGCCCATTTCGTGATGGGGCCGGATTTGCTGGACCGCCTCTTTCATATTTAAACAACTAAATCCTAGCCGCAGTTTAGTAATAATTCAATTAGCTGCTTAGTTAATTACTGTTTACTGACTTGCTTAACATAAACTGTTTTCCAGATTACTTAGTTTGAAAGATTTTGGGATCACATCCTGTTTTCAGAACAGCTATTGGACTAACCTCAGAAAAACATCTGGTGATTCTATGTAGATGAAGACGATACGCCTCTTCTGTAATGACTGAGGACGAGATTCTAGGTCATCCATATAAAATAAATGTGTGTGATATCTCTCCATTATGTATGGTTATGGTTCAACTTTGATGGATCACTTTTATGACTGCAGAAACTATGGGGATGAGGTTTCGTGTCAAATTCTGTGCGTTCAAAAATGGTGCCCCCACACTTGAGATCTCCAATCCCTGTTCGCCTGAGTGCTTGACTGTGAGAACCGGCCACAGGGCATTGTTCGTGCTGGTCCAGGGGCAGGACGTGCCACCCCCACTAAGGCTTGCTAGTCTCAAAGTGGAGTGGAGGACCCAGCCATCAATACATGGCAAGGTAAAGAATGACTAGTGCTATTTCACTTTAAGTTTATGCTTTTTCATGAACATACGTTGCTTATAGGAATAGGAGTAGGATCACTAGCAGGATCACATGAAaagttaaaaatttaaatattttatcaaattttttaACTTACTAAACTATATTTGAATCATGGTATTATAGGTATAATCAAAATTTGtaagaatatatataataacaATACTTACTCCATAACACACTATTGTTCTTAAGTTTGAATATGTATGAGAGGGATATAATAGGCAAGCTAatttctttaataaaaaaacacttTTGTAGGTATAGATTCTTCATTCATCAACCCGTTTACAAATTGCAATGATGTCTACTTGATTGCAATGTGAATATATGTGTGATTACGATTTACAGTTAGTGGAAGTCGATATGGTTAGCCAAATAGGACAACGATATCCTTTTTCTAAAGCCACTTAAATAATTGTGGTGTATGCTAAAGCCACCTAAAAGACATGAACACTAAGAATTAAACGTATTTTGAGTGAATGTTTTAGTTCTATTAATCTATTTGGCTTGTATTTTTAAGGATAATTGTCTTAAAAATCACAACTTCTATGTCCCTTTGCAATACTTAGTGCTCAAAACACTGTGTAAGCTTGTAAATGCTGTGTATTTTCACATCTCGTGTATAGTTGAAATTGTGAGCAAAATTCACACTAGTATAAATAGTAGGTATAACCCAAGGAATGGGTGGGTATTTGTGATAAGGAGGTGGGTGCTCTAACTAAGGATATTATGATAAGAATGATTAAGAAAACATTTGAAGTTGTGATTTAGTTGGAAGAATGTTGGAGATGTGATAAGATTAATAAATATAACGCGTATATCTAGAGGCCTTAAAAGGTGAAAGAGATGGATAGATCATAGTAGTATCTATCTCACATCATTAGGAATGTGGGCTACACACCTAACATATTTGCTCCCTTacaaatcaaaataattaaggACCTATAACTTTCCATCCACTTTAAAACAAGTAATCAAGGACCTTAAGTTTCCATCCACTTTAAAACAAGAAAAGTATTCTTAATCATCCACTAAACAAGGATCAAgtgacaaaaaaacaaaaaaacaatcaTGTACTGTTCATTTtagctactaggagtatattGGATTATATCCACCACAACAATTCCTATTTTGCTTCTACTCATTTTTGGATATGTCATATGTGAATGTGGTTGATATCATATGGCTGCGTCTGTGTTGtgtatatagtagtattaggACTACCCCCAAATTCCTACAGTTAAATTTATTACTGgaaacaaaatattttatatattaatttgtttCATTTCTGCATGATTTGTCATGAGGTACAGTCGGTTGGGTTAATTATCAGTCTACTATATAAACAATGTTCGATAAAATAATTTGTCCAAGACAAGGGCATCTTCAACACTTAAAAGAGGAGAAGGGGTGCCCTGTGCAGCCCGGCACCGGCAAGGTATGGGCCGCTAGAGGGGTGGGAGACTCGCCCTGCAATTGGATTGCAGTGTAATACTAGGTGTGATCCGTGTTGTCTGACTGCaaggtatttttatttttttaatttgaaaattatattttaaattatttatttttataactttgatgttgaaaattaattgattttaattaagaaatggagtagtaatttaaattagtccatataatttttttatatataattaatgtaatttttaggaaatttaattatgtaattttaggTATTTTAATTCTGTATTGTTGTTATAAGTTTATTAatgccatttttagtaagttattttaattttatgtatgaTGAAATCAaaactaaatataaaattagatgataattaaaaataataataattattgtgcCATGAGTAGAGGTATGTGATGATGTATGTGCTTGCAGGAGTTGTGGTGTAATGCATAAATTGAGGGGAAATGACGATGTGATAGTGTATGTGGAGAATGAGTTGTATATGAATATGACTTAAGCAATCAAGTGATCAAGTGGTTATACTAAACTTTGGTATCTCAGATTTAGTATATCTAACTAAATTGTTAGCAACATTATTAATCGATTGCAATTTGCAACATACTTATGAGAGAAACCTGCCACAAAGTTATTAAACAGATATGTTACTTGGATAggtatttttataaatatggcTGACCGACAACATTTGTCATGTCTTAGGCCCACAAACATTAAACTTATattggtataattcatcaaatatGTGAAGCAAAATTCTTCAACCTACTCACGAAAgcatttttgttttaaaatttactGCCTATGGCCCCTTTGAGCATTAGTCAAAAATCAGTTTGTACAAACTATAAAAAGACCACTCATTACCAAAGATAAGATCGTACTGTTGCACTCTATCACACCCAAAACTATATTGTTCGTCATCTTAATATGTTTCaccaattcttttttttttaaatgaaattaagaGGACTTGCACAAATTCAGATCTATAAGCAGAATGTGTGGTTGGTTAGTCAGCTGAGTTCGTGCGAGCGAGTTGCGGTGTTTGTGGCTTGATAAGTTAACTCAGGACGAGCTAGTTATGGTATTAGTATATGTGGTTTTTAAAGTCGAATCTAATATTATAAgtttgttgtaatttgtaaatataaaaatgagaagAAAATTAACTTTTTTTAGTAATAATAATGGCTTAAAAGTTAATGATTTGGACTAGAGTGTAGTGACTTAACTATGTAATGTGAGGATCACATCCATGTCCGTGGACTTAGATTCTACACGCTTTGGATTATATAGATGATGCATAAGAATGTTTCTTTGGAGAACTATAATTAAAGTGAGAACTTGGACCTTGGATGATTTGATTATAACATAGATGATGCACATTTGATACTAACATATCAGTCGAAGAATTAAATAATGAGACAAGAAATATAGGTGACAGTTAATTAAAACTAATCACTTTATCTCTgctaaaaatatttcaaaattttaaatctatataattttcttgatttaaatcaattgtttttatcaaattaaatataattttacgaGAAATCTAACAACATCCTAATTTTAGATCAAAATTTTTGATTCATATTTTATGGATGGTTCTTAGGGATCACAATTCTATATGTACACATTAGAATTTTTCTACCACTACGCGTTATTAAAATTTCTATATTGTATTAATAAATTTGAGGCATTTTGCATTATAATCTAAATCGCACACAATCAGGGTGACATCTAAGGAGCCGTTCGGTTTGCCCGATTAGCCCAAGATTCTATTTCATGATGCCTCAATCTACTGTTCGGTTGCCGAGACATAGATAATCTCGGCCCGTAAGGCCCGCTTCAAGCCCGTCGCAGCTGACATAGATAATCTCACATTGTAGTGTTCAGGTCCGATTATTTAATCGCACCACATACCCTA
This portion of the Salvia splendens isolate huo1 chromosome 10, SspV2, whole genome shotgun sequence genome encodes:
- the LOC121751920 gene encoding protein NRT1/ PTR FAMILY 4.6-like; this encodes MDKENGSNRWEGYANWRNGPAIRGRHGGAVAASFVLAVEVLENLAYLANASNLVLYLTKFMNFSPSTSANTVTTFMGTAFLLALSGGFLSDSYFTTYSIYLISATTELLGLVILTVQAHIPSLKPPICKSFNRNVLCQEVDEGKEALLYVGLYLVALGVGGIKGSLPPHGAEQFDEHTAEGRKQRSSFFNYYVFCLSCGALVAVTFVVWIEDNKGWQWGYGIATAAILISIPVFLLGSARYRIKIPTGSPITTMITVLIAATYKSWISRKTKNAIDNVSRTPSSSAEVTEDEEHGAGKGEIQTVTEDLRFLNRALDAAPAQPRLHCTTKQIEDVKSVLKILPIFMSTIILNCCLAQLSTFSVQQAATMNTKIGSLKVPPASLPVFPVLFIMILTPLYNHIIVPFFRKLTNTEMGITHLQRIGTGLVLSILAMAVAALVEVKRKQVATRSGLINSKEPLPITFLWVSLQYLFLGSADLFSLAGLMDFFFTEAPFSMRSLATSLSWASLAMGYYLSSVLVNVINCITGAFHHKPWLHGSNLNHYHLERFYWFMCILSGLNFLHYLFWAQRYSYKTSEPSNHTEIQNQHLSSEA